Proteins from one Natrinema salinisoli genomic window:
- a CDS encoding tautomerase family protein, which produces MPLLQFDTTLSLSDAEKTAFAERVTDLYTSEMATTAGHVAVTIRERDGADLHLGRAVEGPLLFLDAEIRRGRSFERKRSFALATMAYAGDTFDVPDENMKAVFTEHPGEAMMGVDRVGGEWNGDDDASE; this is translated from the coding sequence ATGCCGCTGTTACAGTTCGACACGACGCTCTCGCTATCGGACGCGGAGAAGACGGCGTTCGCCGAGCGAGTAACGGACCTGTACACGTCAGAGATGGCGACGACGGCGGGGCACGTCGCCGTCACGATCCGCGAGCGCGACGGGGCAGACCTCCACCTCGGGCGCGCCGTCGAGGGGCCGCTGCTCTTTCTCGACGCGGAGATCCGTCGCGGCCGCTCGTTCGAGCGAAAACGGTCGTTCGCGCTCGCTACCATGGCGTACGCCGGGGATACCTTCGACGTTCCCGACGAGAACATGAAGGCCGTCTTCACCGAACATCCCGGCGAGGCGATGATGGGCGTCGACCGCGTCGGCGGCGAGTGGAACGGCGACGACGACGCGTCCGAGTGA
- a CDS encoding universal stress protein yields the protein MYRVLCPIDDDESRARAQAAAVRGFPGAATDVSVDLLHVRETGTAGDAEWAAGGFADEYAAEMERVTEDDTLPKSVETAVNALEAGDIEWTVRQATGDPAATILAAAGEYDSDVIVVGVRNRSPVGKVLFGSVAQAVVLDSERPVTLVPAENE from the coding sequence ATGTACCGCGTGCTGTGTCCGATCGACGACGACGAATCGCGAGCGCGGGCGCAGGCGGCGGCCGTCCGCGGATTCCCGGGCGCTGCGACCGACGTGTCGGTCGACCTACTCCACGTCCGCGAGACGGGAACGGCGGGTGACGCCGAGTGGGCAGCGGGCGGGTTCGCGGACGAGTACGCCGCCGAGATGGAGCGGGTGACCGAGGACGATACCCTCCCCAAATCGGTCGAAACGGCAGTAAACGCGCTCGAGGCGGGTGACATCGAGTGGACGGTTCGGCAAGCGACGGGCGATCCCGCGGCGACGATCCTCGCGGCGGCCGGGGAGTACGACAGCGACGTGATCGTTGTCGGCGTCCGCAACCGATCCCCGGTCGGCAAGGTGCTGTTCGGGAGCGTCGCACAGGCCGTCGTTCTCGACAGTGAGCGGCCGGTGACCCTGGTCCCCGCGGAAAACGAATAA
- a CDS encoding ArsA family ATPase translates to MSGIDAESVDEDEDAARDSDGGGHTIEVTPTDSVDDAEPDERETIDVEPSDEPIDGPDYVLYGGKGGVGKTTMAAATALDSARGGTRTLVVSTDPAHSLSDTFETDVPAEPGRIRDDIPLYAAEIDPEVALERGDTPFGGAGAGTGDESPFAGGGESESPFSGEDGSGSPFPGAEGGGAGPLGGLGDMLGGESPMDALFGGAMPGADEAAAMQLLLEYMDDERFERVVVDTAPTGHTLRLLQLPEIMDTMMGRLVKFRQRIGGMIDGVKGMFGGGAPDDGADLEDLEELRERIERLRAVLRDPARTDFRIVMVPEEMSVFESKRLRRQLEEFEIPVGTVVVNRVMEPLSNVTDDVQGEFLQPNLDDCEFCQRRWDVQQSALAEAQDLFRGTDVRRVPLFADEVRGEGMLEVVAACLR, encoded by the coding sequence ATGAGCGGCATCGACGCCGAGTCAGTCGACGAGGACGAGGACGCAGCGAGGGACAGCGACGGCGGCGGACACACCATCGAGGTGACGCCGACCGATTCCGTCGACGACGCGGAGCCGGACGAGCGCGAGACGATCGACGTCGAGCCGTCCGACGAGCCGATCGACGGGCCGGACTACGTCCTCTACGGCGGCAAGGGCGGCGTCGGAAAAACGACGATGGCGGCCGCGACCGCGCTCGACAGCGCCCGTGGCGGCACCCGGACGCTAGTCGTTTCGACCGATCCGGCTCACTCGCTGTCGGACACGTTCGAAACCGACGTGCCGGCCGAACCGGGACGGATCCGCGACGACATCCCGCTCTACGCGGCCGAGATCGATCCCGAAGTCGCGCTCGAGCGCGGGGACACCCCCTTCGGCGGCGCAGGCGCGGGAACGGGTGACGAATCTCCGTTCGCCGGCGGCGGGGAGAGCGAGTCCCCGTTCTCAGGCGAAGACGGAAGCGGATCTCCGTTCCCCGGCGCAGAGGGCGGCGGAGCCGGCCCCCTCGGCGGCCTCGGAGATATGCTCGGCGGCGAGTCGCCGATGGACGCCCTCTTCGGTGGTGCGATGCCCGGAGCCGACGAGGCGGCCGCGATGCAACTGCTGCTCGAGTACATGGACGACGAGCGCTTCGAGCGCGTCGTCGTCGATACGGCACCGACGGGCCACACCCTGCGCCTGCTGCAGTTGCCCGAGATCATGGACACGATGATGGGCCGACTCGTGAAGTTCCGCCAGCGCATCGGCGGAATGATCGACGGGGTCAAGGGGATGTTCGGCGGCGGGGCCCCCGACGACGGAGCGGATCTCGAGGACCTGGAGGAACTGCGCGAGCGAATCGAGCGCTTGCGAGCCGTACTACGCGATCCGGCGCGGACCGACTTCCGGATCGTGATGGTCCCTGAGGAGATGAGCGTCTTCGAATCGAAGCGCCTGCGTCGGCAACTCGAGGAGTTCGAAATCCCCGTCGGAACCGTCGTCGTCAACCGGGTGATGGAGCCGCTGTCGAACGTTACCGACGACGTACAGGGCGAGTTCCTCCAGCCGAACCTCGACGACTGCGAGTTCTGTCAACGGCGCTGGGACGTCCAGCAGTCTGCCTTGGCGGAAGCACAGGATCTCTTCCGCGGAACCGACGTTCGACGCGTCCCGCTGTTCGCTGACGAAGTACGCGGCGAGGGGATGCTCGAGGTCGTCGCAGCCTGTCTGCGGTAG